A single Nitrospirota bacterium DNA region contains:
- a CDS encoding LysR family transcriptional regulator, with protein sequence MEDYKLRVFCTVAELKSFSKASEIIHLTQPAVSAQIQVIEEYYGTKLFERTTNSTSLTPAGEILYRYAKDILSLYGDAEKKICKITGLTKGSIRVGASLTIGNYLIPQIIADFIKINPRARIHLKIGNTKKVVDMINSSSVDIGFVESDMKGQKFIVEKVYDDELFFVVSSNHKLSSESSVSLDTIMKEPVIVREEGSGTRLAIEQFFIKKGLSMQNLRVFLITDSVEAIKECLYAGVGGSFLSKLVVRRDVINGGLKALKVQNERILRDMSLIYRKKNISSHVVEEFHNFIKNYKYGELYTE encoded by the coding sequence ATGGAGGACTATAAGCTACGTGTGTTTTGTACGGTTGCTGAGCTTAAGAGTTTTTCAAAGGCCTCAGAGATAATCCATCTGACTCAGCCTGCAGTCAGTGCCCAGATACAGGTCATTGAGGAATATTATGGCACAAAACTATTTGAAAGAACAACAAACAGCACATCTTTAACCCCTGCCGGAGAGATTCTCTACCGGTATGCTAAGGACATTTTGTCACTCTATGGGGATGCTGAAAAAAAGATATGCAAAATTACCGGTTTGACAAAGGGCAGCATCAGGGTAGGAGCAAGCCTTACGATAGGAAATTACCTTATTCCTCAGATTATTGCTGACTTCATAAAGATCAATCCGCGGGCACGAATTCATCTTAAAATCGGAAACACTAAAAAAGTAGTGGATATGATAAATTCCTCAAGTGTTGATATTGGATTTGTTGAGTCTGATATGAAGGGACAGAAGTTTATTGTAGAAAAAGTTTATGATGATGAACTTTTTTTTGTTGTCAGCAGCAACCATAAGTTGTCGTCTGAGTCCTCGGTCTCTCTTGACACTATAATGAAAGAGCCTGTGATAGTAAGAGAGGAGGGGTCCGGCACAAGGTTAGCCATCGAGCAGTTTTTTATAAAAAAGGGCTTAAGCATGCAGAATCTTCGGGTGTTTCTTATAACAGACAGTGTTGAAGCGATAAAGGAATGTCTTTATGCAGGAGTAGGAGGCTCATTCCTTTCTAAGCTTGTGGTTCGCAGGGATGTAATTAACGGAGGCCTCAAAGCGTTAAAGGTACAAAATGAAAGAATTTTGAGAGATATGTCTCTCATTTACAGAAAAAAAAATATCTCATCACATGTTGTGGAGGAATTCCATAATTTTATAAAAAACTACAAGTACGGAGAACTTTACACAGAGTAA
- a CDS encoding TIGR00725 family protein has protein sequence MIQIGVIGGRVASDWHLEAALTAGKLIAEKGGLLVTGGLTGVMEAASKGAKSAGGLTIGIVPQADKKSANSFVDITIATGLGIARNSVIAHTADALIAIGGEYGTLSEIAYGLQLKKPVVTLKSWDIPGTVTAKDVDEAVSLAFKLAISTLATEEGNGGL, from the coding sequence GTGATACAAATTGGAGTAATAGGCGGCAGAGTCGCTAGTGACTGGCACCTTGAGGCCGCTCTTACGGCAGGGAAACTGATAGCTGAAAAGGGCGGCCTATTGGTGACCGGAGGCTTAACCGGCGTAATGGAGGCAGCCTCAAAGGGTGCAAAGTCAGCCGGGGGATTAACTATTGGTATTGTCCCTCAGGCCGACAAGAAATCTGCCAACAGTTTTGTAGATATCACAATAGCAACCGGACTCGGCATCGCAAGAAACTCCGTGATAGCTCACACAGCAGACGCACTCATTGCAATAGGCGGGGAGTATGGCACGCTTTCTGAAATAGCGTATGGGCTTCAACTGAAAAAACCTGTGGTTACGCTTAAGAGCTGGGACATTCCCGGAACTGTTACAGCAAAGGATGTTGATGAGGCCGTAAGTTTAGCCTTTAAGCTTGCTATCAGCACTTTGGCGACTGAGGAGGGCAATGGAGGACTATAA